The Chlamydia poikilotherma DNA segment AAAAAGAGTTCAGGTGGTCGTGATAATTTAGGTCACATTTCCTGCCGTCACCGTGGTGGAGGGGCTAAACGTCTATACCGAGTTGTCGACTTTAAGCGTAACAAAGACGGTATTGAAGCTAAGGTAGTTTCTGTTGAGTATGATCCAAACCGTTCTGCCTACATTGCTTTATTGAGTTATGCTGATGGAGAAAAACGTTACATACTTGCTCCAAAAGGCATAAAAAGAGGAGATGAAGTTATCTCTGGAGAGGGCAGTCCTTTCAAAGTGGGCTGTTGCATGACTTTAAAAAGCATGCCTTTAGGGTCAACCGTTCATAATATTGAGATGAGACCCCATTCTGGCGGAAAATTAGTAAGATCAGCAGGTTTGGCTGCTCAGGTTATTGCTAAAACTCCAGGGTATGTTACATTAAAAATGCCTTCAGGCGAATTTCGCATGTTAAATGAAGGTTGTAGAGCTACTATCGGCGAAGTTTCTAATTCCGATCACAATTTATGTGTTGATGGTAAAGCAGGAAGAAAGCGATGGAAAGGCGTTCGCCCAACCGTTCGTGGTACTGCTATGAACCCTGTCGATCACCCTCATGGAGGTGGTGAAGGCCGTCATAATGGTTATATTCCACGCACTCCTTGGGGTAAAGTCACGAAAGGGCTAAAAACTCGTGACAAGCGTAAAAGCAATAAGTGGATAGTTAAAGATCGTAGGAAATAGGGATTATGAGTAGATCGTTAAGAAAGGGTCCTTTTGTTGATCACCATCTGATAAAAAAAGTGCGTGCTATGAACTTGCTGGAGAAGAAATCTCCAATTAAAACTTGGTCTCGTCGTTCTATGATTACCCCTGAAATGATTGGCCACACATTTGAAGTTCACAACGGAAAAAAGTTTCTAACAGTTTTTGTTTCAGAAACTATGGTAGGACATAAGTTGGGAGAATTTTCCCCAACAAGAATATTTAAAAGTCATCCCGTGAAGAAAGGGTAAGTCTAAAGGAGACATGTCATGTTTAAAGCGACCGCCCGCTATATACGGATTCAGCCTCGCAAGGCTCGACTAGCTGCCGGGCTTATGAGAAATTTAAGTGTTAAGGAAGCTCAGCAACAGTTAAGTTTTTCTCAGCTAAAAGCTGGAAGATGTCTGAAAAAAGTTTTAGACAGTGCTGTAGCTAACGCCGAGCTTAATCAGAACGTGAAACGTGAGCAATTAAGTGTTATCGAAGTCAGAGTAGATGCAGGTCCTGTACATAAGCGAGCTAAATCGAAAAGTCG contains these protein-coding regions:
- the rpsS gene encoding 30S ribosomal protein S19, whose product is MSRSLRKGPFVDHHLIKKVRAMNLLEKKSPIKTWSRRSMITPEMIGHTFEVHNGKKFLTVFVSETMVGHKLGEFSPTRIFKSHPVKKG
- the rplV gene encoding 50S ribosomal protein L22, whose amino-acid sequence is MFKATARYIRIQPRKARLAAGLMRNLSVKEAQQQLSFSQLKAGRCLKKVLDSAVANAELNQNVKREQLSVIEVRVDAGPVHKRAKSKSRGGRSPILKRTSHLTVIVGEKER
- the rplB gene encoding 50S ribosomal protein L2, producing the protein MFKKFKPVTPGTRQLVLPAFDELTRQGELSGKRTRKSVRPNKKLSFFKKSSGGRDNLGHISCRHRGGGAKRLYRVVDFKRNKDGIEAKVVSVEYDPNRSAYIALLSYADGEKRYILAPKGIKRGDEVISGEGSPFKVGCCMTLKSMPLGSTVHNIEMRPHSGGKLVRSAGLAAQVIAKTPGYVTLKMPSGEFRMLNEGCRATIGEVSNSDHNLCVDGKAGRKRWKGVRPTVRGTAMNPVDHPHGGGEGRHNGYIPRTPWGKVTKGLKTRDKRKSNKWIVKDRRK